The following proteins are co-located in the Fusobacterium sp. IOR10 genome:
- the iolC gene encoding 5-dehydro-2-deoxygluconokinase has protein sequence MMKFDQTKPLDIIPIGRATIDLNPTDVHKPLNESSNFNKYVGGSPANIAVGLARLGKKVGFIGKVSDDQFGTYVIDYFKNDGINTDHIYRAKNGENLGLTFTEIKSPTESSILMYRNNVADLELDPSEIDEDYIKSAKGIVVSGTALAKSPSREACFKAIAFAKKNGTKVIFDIDYRKYTWKSKDEISIYYSLVGKQSDIIIGSEEEFELMEHIMNPEDKSDKAVANRWFDYGNEIVVIKHGKEGSEAFVKEDNTSYKIKPFPVKLLKSFGGGDAYGSALIYALLEGWEVIDALEFGSASAAMLVASHSCSADMPSVEAIKDFIKKEKEEYGEMIARY, from the coding sequence ATGATGAAATTTGACCAAACAAAACCACTTGATATTATACCTATAGGTAGAGCAACAATAGATTTAAATCCAACAGATGTACATAAACCTTTGAATGAAAGTTCAAATTTTAATAAATATGTTGGTGGATCACCAGCTAATATTGCTGTAGGTCTTGCTAGATTAGGAAAAAAAGTAGGATTTATAGGAAAAGTATCTGATGACCAATTTGGAACTTATGTTATAGATTATTTTAAAAATGATGGTATAAATACAGACCATATATACAGAGCAAAAAATGGAGAAAACTTAGGGTTAACTTTTACAGAAATAAAAAGTCCAACAGAAAGCTCAATTCTTATGTATAGAAATAATGTTGCTGATTTAGAATTAGATCCATCTGAAATAGATGAGGATTATATAAAAAGTGCAAAGGGAATAGTTGTTTCAGGAACAGCCCTTGCAAAAAGTCCATCAAGGGAAGCTTGCTTTAAAGCAATAGCTTTTGCTAAAAAAAATGGAACAAAAGTTATATTTGATATTGATTATAGAAAATATACTTGGAAATCTAAAGACGAAATTTCAATTTACTATTCATTAGTTGGAAAACAAAGCGATATAATCATTGGTTCAGAAGAAGAATTTGAATTAATGGAACATATTATGAATCCAGAAGATAAATCAGATAAAGCTGTTGCAAATAGATGGTTTGATTATGGAAATGAAATAGTAGTTATAAAACATGGAAAAGAAGGATCAGAAGCCTTTGTAAAAGAGGATAATACTAGTTATAAAATAAAACCATTCCCAGTTAAATTATTAAAATCATTTGGTGGTGGAGATGCTTATGGTTCTGCATTAATTTATGCACTATTAGAAGGTTGGGAAGTAATCGATGCCTTAGAATTTGGAAGTGCTTCAGCTGCTATGTTAGTTGCAAGTCATAGCTGTTCAGCTGATATGCCTTCAGTTGAAGCTATTAAAGACTTCATAAAAAAAGAAAAAGAAGAATATGGAGAAATGATAGCAAGATATTAA
- a CDS encoding phosphoenolpyruvate carboxykinase (ATP): MSTKTYYKNEEIGKGKPGFARTRSIVEAAFYGNNVTKVTTLKEAYKLAKDSPGTIVTDMPIYKGEELGLEPDSKVLLFNDGPITGRFAAARRIVGDPDVDNARLDKSLMNAIYYTRFQKLYHAEVYIGLDPEFMVKAHLLIPEGQENLMYSWMLNFQYLSIDYINMYKDSKIIPNESDIYIFSDPLWKGTRYVEAADPEYLTYFDPASNCGAILGMKYFGEFKKGTLTLAWAVANRHNYACCHGGQKKYTLDNGDTFVASVFGLSGTGKSTLTHAKHNGKYEVTILHDDAFIINTDTCSSIALEPAYFDKTNDYPAGSPDNKFLLTVQNCSATLDENGKVVIVTEDIRNGNGRAIKSRLWSPNRVNKIDEPVNAIFWLMKDPTLPPVIKLKGASLASVMGATLATKRSNAERLAKGVDPDALVVEPYANPFRTHALSDDYNKFKKLVEEKNVDCYILNTGKFMGKKVEPKHTLGILEAIVEKKAVFKPWEPFSDIEIFEIEGFIPDMKDKTYVTALKNRMNDRVEFIKSRETFKEGKDKLPEDALEALLKVISKISIL; this comes from the coding sequence ATGTCTACAAAAACATATTATAAAAATGAAGAAATCGGTAAGGGAAAACCTGGTTTTGCCAGAACTCGTTCCATTGTTGAAGCAGCTTTTTATGGAAATAATGTTACAAAAGTTACTACTCTTAAAGAAGCCTATAAATTAGCTAAAGATTCTCCTGGAACTATTGTTACTGATATGCCTATCTACAAAGGAGAAGAATTGGGATTAGAACCTGATTCTAAAGTTCTATTATTTAATGATGGACCTATTACTGGACGTTTTGCTGCTGCAAGAAGAATAGTTGGAGATCCTGATGTTGATAATGCTAGATTGGATAAATCTTTGATGAATGCCATTTATTATACTCGTTTTCAAAAACTATATCACGCTGAAGTATATATTGGCCTTGATCCTGAATTTATGGTTAAAGCCCATCTTTTGATTCCTGAGGGTCAAGAAAACTTAATGTATTCTTGGATGCTAAATTTTCAATATCTTTCTATAGATTATATAAATATGTATAAAGATTCTAAAATTATTCCAAATGAATCTGACATTTATATTTTTTCAGACCCTTTATGGAAAGGAACTAGATATGTAGAAGCTGCTGACCCTGAATATTTAACATATTTTGATCCTGCTAGTAACTGTGGAGCTATTCTTGGAATGAAATATTTTGGAGAATTTAAAAAAGGAACTCTTACACTAGCATGGGCTGTAGCAAATCGTCACAATTATGCTTGTTGTCATGGAGGTCAAAAAAAATACACTCTAGATAATGGAGATACTTTTGTTGCATCTGTTTTTGGATTATCTGGAACTGGAAAATCAACACTTACACATGCTAAGCACAATGGAAAATATGAAGTTACTATTCTTCATGATGATGCATTTATAATTAACACAGATACTTGTTCATCAATTGCTTTAGAACCAGCTTATTTTGATAAAACAAATGATTATCCTGCTGGAAGTCCTGATAATAAATTTTTACTAACAGTTCAAAACTGTTCTGCCACTCTTGATGAGAATGGAAAGGTAGTTATAGTTACAGAAGATATTAGAAATGGAAATGGTAGAGCTATAAAATCAAGACTATGGTCTCCTAACAGAGTTAATAAAATAGATGAACCTGTTAATGCTATTTTTTGGTTAATGAAGGATCCAACATTACCACCAGTTATTAAACTAAAGGGAGCTTCTTTAGCTTCTGTTATGGGAGCTACACTTGCCACTAAAAGAAGTAATGCAGAAAGACTTGCTAAGGGTGTTGATCCTGATGCTCTTGTTGTAGAGCCTTATGCTAATCCATTTAGAACACATGCTCTTTCTGATGACTATAATAAATTTAAAAAACTAGTTGAAGAAAAAAATGTTGATTGTTATATTTTAAATACTGGAAAATTTATGGGGAAAAAAGTTGAACCTAAACATACTTTAGGAATTTTAGAAGCTATTGTTGAGAAAAAAGCTGTCTTCAAACCTTGGGAACCTTTCTCAGATATTGAAATATTTGAAATAGAAGGATTTATTCCTGACATGAAAGATAAGACATATGTTACTGCTCTTAAAAACAGAATGAATGACAGAGTTGAATTTATTAAGTCTAGAGAAACTTTCAAAGAAGGAAAGGACAAACTACCAGAGGATGCCCTTGAAGCTCTATTAAAAGTTATTTCAAAAATAAGTATTTTATAA
- a CDS encoding proline--tRNA ligase: protein MRFSKYYVKTLKENPKEAEIESHKLLLRSGMIKKLASGVYSYLPLGYKTLRKVENIVREEMEKAGALELHMPVLQPAELWKESGRWDVMGEEMMRLKDRHMRDFVLGPTHEEVITDIIRNDIFSYKSLPVNLYQIQTKFRDERRPRFGLMRGREFLMKDGYSFSTTKEGLDVEFENMKKAYSNIFTRCGLDFRIVDADSGAIGGSGSNEFHVIANSGEDELIFCDNCHYGANVEKATNTIVDQVIEEPKEVKLVDTPDAGTIDEVCKFLNADVKQSVKSLVYKDLGTDELYLVIIRGDFEANEVKVKNAIGAIDIVMATEEEIKEAGLFKGYIGPYNLKENNKDIKIIADTSVVDIPNQVVGGNKENTHYINVNYGRDYTADIVLDLRTVREGDTCSVCGKPLRVARGIECGHIFKLGTKYSESMGAKVLDENGKSVVLEMGCYGIGIGRTMAAAIEQNNDENGIIWSSNIAPFVVDVIVANIKNEDQSKLGDELYNLLQENGIETIYDDRKERAGFKFKDADLIGFPFKLVCGKKSSEGIAELKIRRTGETIEVKKDEAVIKIKELMKKY, encoded by the coding sequence ATGAGATTTAGTAAATATTATGTAAAAACTCTTAAAGAAAATCCAAAGGAAGCAGAAATAGAAAGTCATAAACTTCTACTTAGATCTGGGATGATAAAAAAATTAGCAAGTGGAGTATATTCTTATTTACCACTAGGTTATAAGACTCTTAGAAAAGTTGAAAATATAGTAAGAGAAGAAATGGAAAAGGCTGGAGCTTTAGAGTTACATATGCCAGTATTACAACCTGCAGAGCTTTGGAAGGAATCAGGACGTTGGGATGTAATGGGTGAAGAGATGATGAGGCTTAAAGATAGACATATGAGAGATTTTGTTTTAGGACCAACTCATGAAGAGGTAATAACAGATATAATAAGAAACGATATATTTTCTTATAAGTCTTTACCAGTAAATCTATATCAAATTCAAACTAAATTTAGAGATGAAAGAAGACCTAGATTTGGACTTATGAGAGGAAGAGAATTTCTTATGAAAGATGGATACTCTTTTTCTACAACTAAAGAAGGATTAGATGTGGAATTTGAAAATATGAAAAAAGCCTATTCTAATATTTTCACAAGATGTGGATTGGACTTTAGAATTGTTGATGCAGATTCAGGGGCAATTGGTGGAAGTGGATCAAATGAATTTCATGTAATCGCTAACTCAGGAGAAGATGAATTAATATTTTGTGACAATTGTCATTATGGGGCAAATGTGGAAAAAGCAACAAATACAATAGTTGATCAAGTAATAGAAGAACCTAAAGAAGTTAAGCTAGTAGATACTCCAGATGCAGGAACAATAGATGAAGTATGTAAATTTTTAAATGCTGATGTAAAACAAAGTGTAAAATCTTTAGTTTATAAAGATTTAGGAACTGATGAACTTTATTTGGTTATTATTAGAGGAGATTTTGAAGCTAACGAAGTTAAAGTTAAGAATGCCATAGGAGCCATTGACATAGTTATGGCAACAGAAGAAGAAATAAAAGAAGCAGGATTATTTAAGGGATATATAGGGCCATACAATTTAAAGGAAAATAATAAGGATATAAAAATTATAGCAGATACCTCTGTTGTTGATATACCTAATCAAGTTGTAGGTGGGAATAAAGAAAATACTCACTATATAAATGTAAATTATGGAAGAGATTACACAGCAGATATAGTTTTAGATTTAAGAACAGTGAGAGAAGGGGATACATGTTCTGTATGTGGAAAACCTTTAAGAGTTGCTAGGGGAATAGAATGTGGTCATATATTTAAATTAGGAACAAAATATTCAGAATCAATGGGAGCAAAGGTTTTAGATGAAAATGGAAAATCAGTAGTCTTGGAAATGGGTTGTTATGGTATAGGTATAGGTAGAACTATGGCAGCAGCAATTGAACAAAATAATGATGAGAATGGTATTATTTGGTCTTCAAATATAGCTCCATTTGTTGTTGATGTAATAGTGGCAAATATAAAAAATGAAGATCAATCTAAACTAGGGGATGAACTATATAATCTTTTACAAGAAAATGGGATTGAAACTATTTATGATGACAGAAAAGAAAGAGCTGGATTTAAATTTAAGGATGCAGATTTAATAGGATTTCCTTTTAAATTAGTTTGTGGTAAAAAATCATCAGAGGGCATTGCAGAGTTAAAAATAAGAAGAACTGGTGAAACTATAGAAGTTAAAAAAGATGAAGCTGTGATTAAAATTAAAGAACTTATGAAAAAATATTAA
- the iolD gene encoding 3D-(3,5/4)-trihydroxycyclohexane-1,2-dione acylhydrolase (decyclizing), with translation MERVKLTMAQALVKFLDNQYIEVDGIENKFIEGIFTIFGHGNVLGLGEALKYTKHSLRVHQGRNEQGMALAAMGFAKQNNRKKIYACTSSVGPGAMNMVTAAATATANRIPVLFLPGDTYACRQPDPVLQQLEQFHDLSITVNDAFKPVSKYWDKIYRPEQLMTAMINAMRVLTSPRDTGAVTIALPQDVQGEVYDYPVEFFKKRVHTMGRILPAENLIEKAIELIKRKKHPMLICGGGVRYSGVGEVFKDFCEKFNIPFGETQAGKSTIPYDNKYNLGGIGTTGNLAANVVAKKADLIIGVGTRYTDFTTASKWLFKDRDVEFLNINIGEFDAEKMDGLSLVGDAKETLKKLMDNLENYKSGYENEIKDAKDSWENELERLHKTNYFDEGYEEEIKGHLPHVLKEFGELTGSYLTQTRVIGLLNKNIAKDSVIVGSSGSLPGDLQRVWTASVPETYHVEYGFSCMGYEVNAALGVKLAVGDEREVYTMVGDGSYMMLHSELVTSIQEKKKINIMLFDNMAFGCINNLQMGNGMESFGTEMRYRDYKTDTMTGELIKIDFAKNAEAYGCKTYTVKNEEELLAAIEDSKKQSVSTLIDIKVLPKTMTDGYESFWRVGNAQVSNRKEVEAATRELEKELKETRDY, from the coding sequence ATGGAAAGAGTAAAATTAACAATGGCACAAGCATTAGTAAAATTTTTGGATAACCAATATATTGAGGTTGATGGTATTGAGAATAAATTTATAGAGGGAATATTTACAATATTTGGACATGGGAATGTTTTAGGATTAGGAGAAGCACTAAAATATACAAAACATTCATTAAGAGTTCATCAAGGAAGAAATGAGCAAGGTATGGCACTTGCAGCAATGGGATTTGCTAAACAAAATAATAGAAAAAAAATATATGCTTGTACATCTTCTGTTGGTCCAGGGGCTATGAACATGGTAACAGCTGCAGCAACAGCAACAGCAAATAGAATTCCAGTTTTATTTTTACCAGGGGACACATATGCTTGTAGACAACCAGATCCAGTGTTACAACAGTTAGAACAATTTCATGATTTATCTATAACAGTAAATGATGCATTTAAACCAGTTTCAAAGTATTGGGATAAAATTTATAGACCAGAGCAACTTATGACAGCAATGATTAATGCAATGAGAGTATTAACAAGTCCACGTGATACTGGTGCTGTAACAATAGCTTTACCTCAAGATGTTCAAGGTGAAGTATATGACTATCCTGTTGAATTTTTCAAAAAAAGAGTTCATACAATGGGAAGAATATTACCAGCAGAAAATTTAATTGAAAAAGCAATAGAATTAATAAAAAGAAAGAAACACCCTATGTTAATTTGTGGTGGTGGAGTTAGATATTCAGGTGTAGGAGAAGTATTTAAAGATTTTTGTGAAAAATTTAATATTCCATTTGGGGAAACTCAAGCAGGAAAAAGTACAATTCCATATGATAATAAATATAATCTAGGAGGAATTGGTACTACTGGGAATTTAGCAGCTAATGTAGTAGCTAAAAAAGCTGATTTAATAATAGGAGTAGGAACAAGATATACAGATTTTACAACTGCTTCAAAATGGTTATTTAAAGATAGAGATGTAGAATTTTTAAATATAAACATAGGTGAATTTGACGCAGAAAAAATGGATGGATTATCATTAGTTGGAGATGCAAAGGAAACATTAAAAAAACTAATGGATAATTTAGAAAATTATAAAAGTGGTTATGAAAATGAAATAAAGGATGCAAAAGATTCTTGGGAAAATGAATTAGAAAGATTACATAAAACTAATTATTTTGATGAAGGATATGAAGAAGAAATCAAAGGACATTTACCTCACGTTTTAAAAGAATTTGGAGAACTAACTGGTTCTTATTTAACACAAACAAGAGTAATAGGACTTTTAAATAAAAATATAGCTAAAGATTCAGTTATTGTAGGTTCTTCAGGAAGTTTGCCAGGAGATTTACAAAGAGTGTGGACAGCTTCTGTTCCAGAAACTTACCATGTTGAATATGGATTTTCTTGTATGGGATATGAAGTAAACGCAGCACTTGGTGTAAAACTTGCAGTTGGAGATGAAAGAGAAGTTTATACAATGGTTGGAGATGGTTCTTATATGATGTTACATTCAGAATTGGTAACTTCTATTCAAGAAAAAAAGAAGATTAATATAATGTTATTTGATAACATGGCTTTTGGATGTATAAATAATCTTCAAATGGGAAATGGAATGGAAAGTTTTGGAACAGAAATGAGATATAGGGATTACAAAACTGATACAATGACTGGGGAACTAATAAAAATAGACTTTGCTAAAAACGCAGAAGCATATGGATGCAAAACTTATACTGTAAAAAATGAAGAAGAACTATTAGCAGCTATTGAAGATTCAAAAAAACAAAGTGTATCAACTTTAATAGATATAAAAGTTTTACCAAAAACAATGACAGATGGATATGAATCTTTCTGGAGAGTTGGAAATGCTCAAGTGTCTAATAGAAAAGAAGTTGAAGCAGCAACAAGGGAACTAGAAAAAGAGTTAAAAGAAACAAGAGATTATTAA
- the iolG gene encoding inositol 2-dehydrogenase: MLNLGVIGLGRIGKVHVESITTCVRGAKVKAVADPFLNEEGKEFAKKHGIEEVYTDYKKILNDKDIDAVIICSSTNTHANISKEAALAGKHVFCEKPIDHDLEKIKEVIETVEKTKVKYQVGFNRRFDHNFKAIKQAVLAGKVGEPQVIKVTSRDPEAPPVEYVKVSGGIFLDMTIHDFDMMRFLSGSEVEEVFAIGGALINKEIGEAGDIDTAIITLKFASGAMGVIDNSREAAYGYDQRAEVFGSKGAVETKNDSNSTAIISTKDGVTGEKPLYFFLERYMASFSQEMQEFVDAIVNDTETPVTVMDGLKPVLIGIAAKKSLVEGRPVKISEIM, translated from the coding sequence ATGTTAAACTTAGGTGTTATTGGATTAGGAAGAATAGGAAAAGTTCATGTGGAAAGTATAACTACTTGTGTTAGAGGAGCTAAAGTTAAAGCTGTTGCAGATCCTTTCTTAAATGAAGAAGGAAAAGAATTTGCAAAAAAACATGGAATAGAAGAAGTATATACAGATTATAAAAAAATATTAAATGATAAAGATATAGATGCAGTAATAATATGTTCTTCAACAAATACTCATGCAAATATATCAAAGGAAGCTGCCCTTGCAGGGAAACATGTATTCTGTGAAAAACCAATAGATCATGACTTAGAAAAAATAAAAGAAGTTATTGAAACAGTTGAAAAAACTAAAGTTAAATATCAAGTTGGTTTCAATAGAAGATTTGATCATAACTTTAAAGCAATAAAACAAGCAGTTTTAGCAGGAAAAGTAGGGGAACCTCAAGTTATAAAGGTTACTTCAAGAGATCCTGAAGCTCCACCTGTTGAATATGTAAAAGTTTCAGGAGGAATATTCTTAGATATGACTATTCATGATTTTGACATGATGAGATTTTTATCTGGAAGTGAAGTAGAAGAAGTTTTTGCAATTGGAGGAGCTCTTATAAATAAAGAAATAGGAGAAGCTGGAGATATTGATACAGCAATCATAACTTTAAAATTTGCTAGTGGAGCAATGGGAGTTATAGATAATTCAAGAGAAGCAGCTTATGGATATGATCAAAGAGCAGAAGTGTTTGGTTCTAAAGGAGCAGTTGAAACTAAAAATGACTCAAACTCTACAGCAATAATATCTACTAAAGACGGAGTAACTGGAGAAAAACCACTATACTTCTTCTTAGAAAGATATATGGCTTCATTCTCTCAAGAAATGCAAGAATTTGTTGATGCAATAGTAAACGACACAGAAACTCCAGTAACAGTAATGGATGGATTAAAACCAGTGTTAATAGGAATTGCAGCTAAAAAATCTTTAGTTGAAGGAAGACCTGTTAAAATTAGTGAAATTATGTAA
- the iolE gene encoding myo-inosose-2 dehydratase: MNLNKDNIKLGIAPIAWTNDDLPDLGKENTFEQCVSEMALAGFTGSEVGNKYPKDTEVLRKKLEMRGIKICNAWFSTFFAAGKEEETIAEFIKHRDFLHEMGAEVIGCSEQTYSIQGLDKSIFDEKPVFTAEEWDRVFKGYNKLAALAKEKGMKVSLHHHMGTGVQTPEEVKTFMEGTNDDVYLLFDSGHIYYSEGSQEATEKLLKDYIKRIAHIHLKDVRDEVVAEIKNKKGSFLEGVKKGTFTIPGDGNIDFEPLFKIIGDADYKGWMVVEAEQDPSLANPCEYALKARKFIAEKTGL; encoded by the coding sequence ATGAATTTAAATAAAGATAATATAAAATTAGGAATAGCACCAATAGCTTGGACAAATGATGACTTACCTGATTTAGGAAAAGAAAATACTTTTGAACAATGTGTATCTGAAATGGCTCTTGCTGGTTTTACTGGAAGTGAAGTTGGAAATAAATATCCAAAAGATACAGAAGTTTTAAGAAAAAAATTAGAAATGAGAGGAATTAAAATTTGTAATGCTTGGTTCAGTACATTTTTCGCAGCAGGAAAAGAAGAGGAAACAATAGCAGAATTCATTAAACACAGAGATTTTTTACATGAAATGGGAGCTGAAGTAATAGGATGTTCAGAACAAACATACAGTATCCAAGGATTAGATAAATCTATATTTGATGAAAAACCTGTTTTTACAGCTGAAGAATGGGATAGAGTATTTAAAGGTTACAATAAATTAGCTGCGTTAGCTAAAGAAAAAGGAATGAAAGTTTCTCTTCACCATCATATGGGAACAGGTGTACAAACACCAGAAGAAGTTAAAACATTTATGGAAGGAACAAATGATGACGTTTACTTATTATTTGATTCAGGACATATTTACTATTCAGAAGGATCTCAAGAAGCAACTGAAAAATTACTAAAAGATTATATTAAAAGAATAGCTCATATTCATTTAAAAGATGTTAGAGACGAAGTAGTCGCAGAAATTAAAAACAAAAAAGGATCATTCTTAGAAGGTGTAAAAAAAGGAACATTTACAATTCCAGGAGATGGAAACATAGATTTTGAACCATTATTTAAAATAATAGGAGATGCTGATTATAAAGGATGGATGGTAGTAGAAGCAGAACAAGATCCAAGTTTAGCAAATCCATGCGAATATGCATTAAAAGCTAGAAAATTTATAGCAGAAAAAACAGGATTATAA
- the recG gene encoding ATP-dependent DNA helicase RecG, with protein sequence MDKYNMIFKKLDEIGFKITPRELKNINSLGIFTVQELLYYFPRAYDDRTNIKKIGELKGEEYVVLKVQFLTVTNPFTPSRMKMTKARATDGTGIIDIIWFRMPYLVKTLKIGEDYIIIGNVKRGYNFQIINPEYKRLENQKEMKSGEILPIYSTKKNFSQNNLRKILKKAIIDYCVYFEENIPKDILDKYKILERKKALEVIHFPTNKKLLEEAKRRFAIEELLILELGILENKYRSGNLKTRKYSINGEKELVKKYLKNLNFKLTSAQKKVITEIYKELNEGYFINRLVQGDVGSGKTIVSIILLLYIIENGYQGVIMAPTEILAVQHFLSVKDDFKKIGIEVELLTGSIKGKKREGILENIKDGKISLVIGTHALIEENVQFDKLGLIVIDEQHRFGVVQRKKLRDKGILSNLLVMSATPIPRSLALSIYGDLDVSVIDELPPGRQPIKTKWINNDMDLEKAYSFIERKITQGRQVYFVVPLIEDSDKISAKSVEEYKIEIGNRFKNFSIGILHGKMKNDEKYKVMQEFKNKNIDILLSTTVIEVGIDVPNATIITIINSERFGLSSLHQLRGRVGRGKFKSYCFLISKTENDSSKSRMRIMEETNDGFKIAEEDLKIRKSGEIFGVKQSGLSDLKFIDITQDIKTIKQVKEICENYLESTKGRIENPYLKKDIEEKFL encoded by the coding sequence ATGGATAAATATAATATGATTTTTAAAAAATTAGATGAAATAGGATTTAAAATTACTCCTAGGGAATTAAAAAATATAAATTCTCTTGGTATTTTTACAGTTCAAGAATTATTATATTATTTTCCTAGAGCCTATGATGATAGGACTAACATAAAAAAAATAGGTGAACTAAAAGGGGAAGAGTATGTAGTTTTAAAGGTTCAATTTTTAACAGTTACAAATCCATTTACCCCATCTAGAATGAAGATGACCAAAGCAAGGGCCACTGATGGAACTGGGATTATAGATATTATTTGGTTTAGGATGCCCTACTTGGTAAAAACTTTGAAAATAGGTGAAGATTACATAATCATAGGTAATGTTAAAAGGGGATATAATTTTCAAATAATAAATCCAGAATATAAAAGATTAGAAAATCAAAAGGAAATGAAATCAGGGGAAATATTACCTATATACAGTACAAAAAAGAATTTTTCTCAAAATAATTTAAGGAAAATTTTAAAGAAAGCTATAATAGATTATTGTGTATATTTTGAAGAAAATATTCCTAAGGATATTTTGGATAAATATAAAATATTAGAAAGAAAGAAAGCACTAGAGGTTATTCATTTTCCAACAAATAAAAAATTATTAGAAGAGGCTAAAAGAAGATTTGCAATAGAGGAATTATTGATTTTAGAATTAGGAATACTAGAAAATAAATATAGGTCAGGAAATCTAAAAACAAGAAAATATAGTATTAATGGAGAAAAAGAGCTTGTTAAAAAATACTTAAAAAATTTAAATTTTAAATTAACTAGTGCTCAAAAAAAAGTAATTACAGAAATTTATAAGGAATTAAATGAAGGATATTTTATAAATAGATTAGTGCAAGGGGATGTAGGGAGTGGTAAAACAATAGTATCCATAATTTTACTTCTATATATAATAGAAAATGGTTATCAAGGGGTTATAATGGCTCCAACAGAAATTTTAGCAGTTCAGCATTTTTTGTCAGTTAAGGATGATTTTAAAAAAATAGGAATTGAAGTGGAATTATTAACTGGAAGTATTAAAGGGAAAAAAAGAGAAGGGATATTGGAAAATATAAAGGATGGAAAAATTTCACTGGTAATAGGAACCCATGCCTTAATAGAAGAAAATGTTCAGTTTGACAAATTAGGTTTAATAGTTATAGATGAGCAGCATAGGTTTGGAGTTGTTCAAAGAAAAAAATTAAGAGATAAGGGGATATTATCAAATTTACTAGTTATGAGTGCAACTCCTATTCCTAGATCACTTGCTTTAAGTATATATGGAGATTTAGATGTATCTGTAATAGATGAGTTACCTCCAGGAAGGCAGCCTATAAAAACGAAATGGATAAATAATGATATGGATTTGGAAAAGGCCTATAGTTTTATTGAAAGAAAAATAACTCAAGGAAGACAAGTATATTTTGTAGTTCCACTAATAGAAGATAGTGACAAAATTTCAGCTAAATCTGTTGAAGAATATAAAATTGAAATTGGAAATAGATTTAAAAATTTCTCAATAGGAATTTTACATGGTAAAATGAAAAATGATGAAAAGTATAAAGTAATGCAAGAATTTAAAAATAAAAATATAGATATATTATTATCAACAACTGTTATTGAAGTTGGTATAGATGTTCCAAATGCAACAATAATTACAATAATAAATTCAGAAAGATTTGGGTTATCTTCTTTACATCAATTAAGGGGTAGAGTAGGAAGAGGGAAATTTAAATCCTATTGTTTTTTAATTTCCAAAACAGAAAACGATAGTTCAAAGTCTAGAATGAGAATAATGGAAGAAACCAATGATGGATTTAAAATAGCGGAAGAAGATTTAAAAATTAGAAAATCTGGTGAAATATTTGGAGTTAAACAATCAGGTTTAAGTGATTTAAAATTTATAGATATAACTCAAGATATAAAAACAATAAAACAGGTTAAAGAAATTTGTGAAAATTATTTAGAATCAACTAAAGGAAGGATTGAAAATCCTTATTTAAAAAAAGATATAGAGGAAAAATTTCTTTAA
- a CDS encoding ferritin family protein: MKKFRCTVCGEIIEEGMTTCPVCKVGPEKWEEIKEDEAQIWASEHKIGEGLESKDEEIINGLRANFEGECTEVGMYLAMSRVADREGYPEIAEAYKRYAFEEAEHAAKFAELLGECVSDSTEVNLSKRVEAEFGACSGKFTLAKRAKMLGFDAIHDTVHEMAKDEARHGKGMAGLLKRYFNK; this comes from the coding sequence ATGAAAAAATTTAGATGCACTGTATGTGGAGAAATTATAGAAGAAGGAATGACAACTTGTCCTGTTTGTAAAGTTGGACCAGAAAAATGGGAAGAAATTAAAGAAGACGAAGCTCAAATTTGGGCATCAGAACATAAAATTGGTGAAGGACTTGAATCTAAAGATGAAGAAATCATAAATGGATTAAGAGCTAACTTTGAAGGTGAATGTACTGAGGTTGGTATGTACCTTGCTATGTCTAGAGTAGCTGACAGAGAAGGATATCCTGAAATTGCTGAAGCTTACAAAAGATATGCTTTTGAAGAAGCTGAACACGCAGCTAAATTTGCTGAACTTTTAGGAGAATGTGTAAGTGATTCAACTGAAGTTAATTTATCTAAAAGAGTAGAAGCTGAATTTGGAGCTTGTTCAGGTAAATTTACATTGGCTAAAAGAGCTAAAATGCTAGGTTTTGATGCTATACATGATACTGTTCATGAAATGGCAAAGGATGAAGCTAGACATGGAAAAGGAATGGCTGGATTACTTAAAAGATACTTTAACAAATAA